In a genomic window of Bradyrhizobium sp. LLZ17:
- a CDS encoding MarR family winged helix-turn-helix transcriptional regulator: protein MARKHSAVDPLRLDNQICFAVYSAAHAFNRVYKPLLDRLGLTYPQYLVMLVLWERDDVPVRDIGEKLFLDSGTLTPLLKRLEAAHLVKRTRSSEDERQVLIALTPQGHALKEKARAVPQSILAASDCSVSELVAMKDEIVALRDRLNAVIRE from the coding sequence ATGGCCCGGAAACACTCCGCGGTGGACCCGCTGCGGCTCGACAATCAAATCTGCTTCGCGGTCTATTCCGCCGCGCATGCCTTCAACCGCGTCTACAAGCCGCTGCTCGACCGGCTCGGCCTCACCTATCCGCAATATCTGGTGATGCTGGTGCTGTGGGAGCGCGACGACGTGCCCGTGAGGGACATTGGCGAAAAGCTGTTTCTGGATTCGGGCACCCTGACGCCGCTGTTGAAGCGGCTCGAGGCCGCCCATCTGGTCAAGCGCACGCGCTCGAGCGAGGACGAGCGCCAGGTGCTGATCGCGCTGACGCCCCAGGGGCACGCGTTGAAGGAGAAAGCGCGCGCCGTGCCGCAGTCGATCCTGGCGGCATCGGATTGCTCGGTGTCGGAGCTGGTGGCGATGAAAGACGAGATCGTGGCGCTACGCGACCGGCTCAATGCGGTGATCAGAGAGTAG
- a CDS encoding DUF1150 family protein codes for MSEGHVAFEYEAQNVSPETLATLGEGHIAYVKQIRSEDVPGLFPEAPKIAPGLKLFALHAADGTPIMLTDSREAAVANAWSNELQAVSVH; via the coding sequence ATGAGTGAAGGTCACGTTGCGTTCGAATACGAAGCCCAGAATGTCTCCCCGGAGACGCTGGCGACCCTCGGCGAAGGCCATATCGCCTATGTGAAGCAGATCCGCTCCGAAGATGTGCCGGGCCTGTTTCCGGAAGCGCCGAAAATCGCGCCGGGCCTCAAGCTGTTCGCGCTCCATGCCGCCGACGGCACGCCGATCATGCTGACCGACAGCCGCGAAGCCGCAGTCGCCAATGCCTGGAGCAACGAACTGCAAGCGGTGAGCGTGCACTGA
- the ugpB gene encoding sn-glycerol-3-phosphate ABC transporter substrate-binding protein UgpB has protein sequence MALRHFGAAAAFAVTVGMSVSPALAVTEIQWWHAMTGANNDVIVKLATDFNASQSDYKVIPTYKGNYADTMNAGIAAFRAGNAPHIMQVFEVGTATMMAATGAVKPVYKLMAEAGEKFDPKIYLPAITGYYSTSKGEMLSFPFNSSSTVMWVNLDELKKANVEIPKTWPETFAAAKKLHDNGHPTCGFSGSWVTWVNLEQLSAWHNVPLASKANGLDGFDTVLEFNGPLQVKHLEKLVELQKDKTYDYAGRTNTGEGRFTSGECAIYLTSSAFFGNVKAQAKFNFNAVPMPYYPDIKGAPQNSIIGGASLWVMGGKSAEEYKGVAKFLTFLSDTDRQVYIHKASGYLPITKAAYEKAKAEGFYKDQPYLETPLLELTNKEPTENSRGLRLGNMVQLRDVWSEEIEQALAGKKTAKQALDSAVERGNVMLRQFEKTAVK, from the coding sequence ATGGCTCTTCGACATTTTGGGGCAGCTGCAGCATTTGCGGTAACGGTTGGCATGAGCGTTTCGCCGGCGCTGGCCGTGACTGAAATCCAGTGGTGGCACGCGATGACCGGCGCGAACAATGACGTCATCGTCAAGCTCGCCACCGACTTCAACGCGTCGCAGAGCGACTACAAGGTGATCCCGACCTACAAGGGCAACTACGCCGATACGATGAATGCCGGCATCGCCGCGTTCCGCGCCGGCAACGCCCCGCATATCATGCAGGTGTTCGAAGTCGGCACCGCCACCATGATGGCCGCGACCGGCGCCGTGAAGCCCGTCTACAAGCTGATGGCCGAGGCCGGCGAGAAGTTCGATCCCAAGATCTACCTGCCCGCCATCACCGGCTATTATTCGACCTCGAAGGGCGAGATGCTGTCCTTCCCCTTCAACTCGTCATCGACGGTGATGTGGGTCAACCTCGACGAGCTGAAGAAGGCGAATGTCGAAATCCCGAAGACCTGGCCGGAAACGTTCGCGGCGGCCAAGAAGCTGCACGACAACGGCCACCCGACCTGCGGCTTCTCCGGCTCCTGGGTCACCTGGGTCAATCTCGAGCAGCTCTCCGCCTGGCACAACGTGCCGCTCGCCAGCAAGGCGAACGGCCTCGACGGCTTCGACACCGTGCTGGAGTTCAACGGCCCGCTTCAGGTCAAGCATCTCGAGAAGCTGGTCGAACTGCAGAAGGACAAGACCTACGACTATGCCGGCCGTACCAACACCGGCGAAGGCCGCTTCACCTCGGGTGAGTGCGCGATTTACCTGACCTCGTCGGCCTTCTTCGGCAATGTCAAGGCGCAGGCCAAGTTCAACTTCAACGCCGTGCCGATGCCGTACTATCCGGACATCAAGGGCGCGCCGCAGAACTCGATCATTGGCGGTGCCTCGCTCTGGGTCATGGGCGGCAAGTCAGCCGAGGAATACAAGGGCGTCGCAAAATTCCTGACCTTCCTCTCCGACACCGATCGCCAGGTCTACATCCACAAGGCCTCCGGCTATCTGCCGATCACCAAGGCGGCGTATGAGAAGGCGAAGGCGGAGGGCTTCTACAAGGACCAGCCCTATCTCGAAACGCCCCTGCTCGAGCTGACCAACAAGGAGCCGACCGAGAATTCGCGCGGCCTGCGGCTCGGCAACATGGTGCAGCTGCGCGACGTCTGGTCGGAAGAGATCGAGCAGGCGCTCGCCGGCAAGAAGACCGCCAAGCAGGCGCTGGATTCCGCGGTCGAGCGCGGCAACGTGATGCTGCGGCAGTTCGAAAAGACCGCCGTGAAGTGA
- a CDS encoding TIGR02300 family protein, whose translation MAKSELGTKRICPTTGKKFYDLNKNPVISPYTGEVVPIAPVAPARATRAEARHAPAADTTPEPVETEETVSLEEADAEENTGKVKAVVPESEDDIEVDETIEDDDDDDSTFIADDEEGDEDVTDIIGDVVGDEET comes from the coding sequence GTGGCCAAGTCCGAACTCGGAACCAAACGTATTTGCCCGACTACGGGCAAGAAATTCTATGACCTCAACAAGAATCCGGTGATCTCGCCCTATACCGGCGAAGTGGTGCCGATTGCCCCGGTGGCGCCGGCTCGCGCGACCCGCGCGGAAGCCCGGCACGCGCCGGCTGCCGACACGACGCCGGAGCCGGTCGAGACCGAAGAGACGGTGTCGCTCGAGGAGGCCGATGCCGAGGAGAACACCGGCAAGGTCAAGGCCGTCGTGCCCGAATCTGAAGACGACATCGAGGTCGACGAGACCATCGAGGACGATGACGACGATGATTCGACCTTCATCGCCGACGACGAAGAGGGCGACGAGGACGTGACCGACATCATTGGTGACGTCGTAGGTGATGAAGAGACTTGA
- the ugpE gene encoding sn-glycerol-3-phosphate ABC transporter permease UgpE encodes MVEQEGFRRYVAHFILWIGITIVAFPVYIAIVASTQDNALIANGQMSLLPGGHFFEVYYQTIFVGTSGSTREPVGNMMLNSLVMALLIAVGKIAISIISAYAIVYFRFPFRMPIFWIIFITLMLPVEVRIYPTYKIVADLHMLDSYAGLALPLIASATATLLFRQFFMTVPDELLEASRIDGAGPLRFFWDTLLPLSRTNMAALFVILFILGWNQYLWPLLITTRDDMQTIQVGIRKMITTTDALTEWPVVMATAVLAMLPPVFVVVAMQKLFVRGLVETEK; translated from the coding sequence ATGGTCGAGCAAGAGGGCTTTCGGCGCTACGTCGCCCATTTCATTCTCTGGATCGGGATCACGATCGTCGCGTTTCCCGTCTATATCGCCATCGTCGCCTCGACCCAGGACAACGCGTTGATCGCCAACGGGCAGATGTCGCTGTTGCCGGGCGGCCATTTCTTCGAGGTTTATTACCAGACCATCTTCGTCGGCACGAGCGGCTCGACCCGCGAGCCGGTCGGCAACATGATGCTGAACTCGCTGGTGATGGCGCTGTTGATCGCGGTCGGCAAGATCGCGATCTCGATCATCTCGGCCTATGCGATCGTCTATTTCCGCTTTCCGTTCCGGATGCCGATCTTCTGGATCATCTTCATCACGCTGATGCTGCCGGTCGAGGTGCGCATCTATCCGACCTACAAGATCGTCGCCGATCTGCACATGCTCGACAGCTACGCGGGGCTCGCGCTGCCGCTGATCGCATCGGCGACCGCGACGCTGCTGTTCCGGCAGTTCTTCATGACCGTACCGGACGAGCTGCTGGAGGCCTCGCGCATCGACGGCGCCGGCCCCTTGCGCTTCTTCTGGGACACGCTGTTGCCGCTGTCGCGCACCAACATGGCGGCGCTGTTCGTGATCCTGTTCATCCTCGGCTGGAATCAATATCTCTGGCCGCTGCTGATCACCACGCGCGACGACATGCAGACGATCCAGGTCGGCATCCGCAAGATGATCACCACGACCGACGCGCTGACCGAGTGGCCGGTGGTGATGGCGACCGCCGTGCTGGCGATGCTGCCGCCGGTGTTCGTCGTCGTCGCCATGCAGAAATTGTTCGTGCGCGGGCTGGTCGAGACGGAGAAGTGA
- a CDS encoding organic hydroperoxide resistance protein produces MSVNVLYKTSAKATGGRDGHAATLDGALDVKLTTPKELGGGGGAGNNPEQLFAAGYAACFIGAMKFVASQGGPKVPADASVTSTVGIGPRAAGGFGLDIDLAVSLPGLARAEAEALVEKAHQVCPYSNATRGNVDVRLTVV; encoded by the coding sequence ATGTCGGTGAATGTCCTCTACAAGACCAGTGCAAAAGCCACCGGCGGCCGCGACGGCCATGCCGCGACCCTCGATGGCGCGTTGGACGTCAAGCTGACCACGCCGAAGGAACTCGGCGGCGGCGGTGGCGCCGGCAACAACCCCGAACAGCTGTTTGCGGCCGGCTATGCCGCCTGCTTCATCGGCGCGATGAAGTTCGTGGCCTCGCAGGGCGGCCCGAAGGTCCCCGCTGACGCCTCCGTCACCTCGACCGTCGGCATCGGCCCACGCGCGGCCGGCGGATTCGGCCTCGACATCGATCTCGCCGTGTCGCTACCGGGCCTTGCCCGTGCGGAAGCCGAGGCGCTGGTCGAGAAGGCGCACCAGGTCTGCCCGTACTCCAACGCGACGCGCGGCAATGTCGACGTCCGCCTGACGGTGGTCTGA
- a CDS encoding sn-glycerol-3-phosphate import ATP-binding protein UgpC, with the protein MANVTLRNVRKTYPGGFEAIKGVNVDVADGQFCVLVGPSGCGKSTLLRMVAGLETVSGGEIDIGGRVVNQIEPADRDIAMVFQNYALYPHMSVFNNMAYGLRNRGMKEDEVRTRVDEAARVLELTPMLERKPRQLSGGQRQRVAMGRAIVRQPKVFLFDEPLSNLDAKLRIAMRVEIRKLQRRLSTTSIYVTHDQLEAMTLADVLVVMNGGEVEQVGNPLAIYEKPATTFVASFIGAPPMNLMSIRQDEIKSQLGNIEAGILGIRPEDFAITDQTPAGGIALPLTVEAIERVGAETFIYGSRAQDEQRIAANPGELPPGEVIVRIPGSEAPPIGQKIRVAAVRPKLHLFSGDGRTRIEI; encoded by the coding sequence ATGGCTAACGTCACCCTGCGCAACGTCCGCAAGACCTATCCCGGCGGCTTCGAGGCCATCAAGGGCGTCAACGTCGATGTCGCCGACGGCCAGTTCTGCGTGCTGGTCGGCCCGTCCGGCTGCGGCAAGTCCACGCTGCTGCGCATGGTCGCAGGCCTCGAGACCGTCAGCGGCGGCGAGATCGACATCGGCGGCCGCGTGGTCAACCAGATCGAGCCCGCCGACCGCGACATCGCGATGGTGTTCCAGAATTACGCGCTCTATCCGCATATGAGCGTCTTCAACAACATGGCCTACGGCCTGCGCAACCGCGGCATGAAAGAGGACGAGGTCAGGACCCGCGTCGACGAAGCCGCGCGCGTGCTCGAGCTCACGCCGATGCTGGAGCGCAAGCCGCGCCAGCTCTCCGGCGGCCAGCGCCAGCGCGTTGCCATGGGCCGCGCCATCGTGCGCCAGCCGAAGGTGTTTTTGTTTGACGAGCCGCTCTCCAACCTCGACGCCAAGCTGCGCATCGCGATGCGGGTCGAGATCCGCAAATTGCAGCGCCGGCTCAGCACGACCTCGATCTACGTCACCCACGACCAGCTGGAGGCGATGACGCTCGCCGATGTTCTCGTGGTCATGAATGGCGGAGAGGTCGAGCAGGTCGGCAATCCGCTGGCGATTTACGAGAAGCCGGCAACCACCTTCGTCGCGTCCTTCATCGGCGCGCCGCCGATGAATTTGATGTCGATCCGCCAGGACGAGATCAAATCGCAACTCGGCAACATCGAAGCCGGCATCCTCGGCATCCGCCCGGAAGATTTCGCCATCACCGACCAGACGCCGGCCGGCGGCATCGCGCTGCCGCTAACGGTCGAAGCGATCGAGCGCGTCGGCGCCGAGACCTTCATCTACGGCTCGCGCGCACAGGACGAGCAGCGCATCGCCGCCAATCCCGGCGAGCTGCCGCCCGGCGAGGTCATCGTCCGCATTCCCGGCTCCGAGGCGCCGCCGATCGGCCAGAAAATTCGCGTCGCCGCGGTGCGGCCGAAGCTGCATCTGTTCAGCGGCGATGGGCGGACGCGGATCGAAATCTAA
- a CDS encoding CaiB/BaiF CoA transferase family protein, producing the protein MSSEAASGAMSGLRVIDLTRVLGGPYCTQILADHGADVIKVEPPAGDEVRDWGPPFHEEDAAYFVGINRNKRSIGLDLASEGGRAVLLKMLETADVLIENFKPGTLEKWGIGNENLREKFPRLVHCRICGFGADGPRGGNPGYDAIIQAMTGMIAATGSPESGPMRIGVPLVDITTGLYAAIGILMALSERQRSGQGQFLETTLYETGLAIMHPHTANYFMHGKPPSLTGNEHPNLVPYAIFPTRTDDIFIGVGNDGTFRKLAKEIGKPELGTDPRFARNKDRIANREALRAELAAVFSQHEAEPLCNRLLAAGLPAGPVQKIDQALTNPHTVARGDVIEKDWYKGVASPIRLDRSKPSLRRLPPKFSQHAAEVLGEFGYSRAEIDAMVETGTVCGPERKR; encoded by the coding sequence ATGAGTTCTGAAGCTGCTTCGGGCGCAATGAGCGGACTGCGCGTCATTGATCTCACGCGCGTGCTCGGCGGCCCCTACTGCACGCAGATTCTCGCCGACCATGGCGCCGACGTGATCAAGGTCGAGCCGCCGGCGGGCGACGAGGTGCGCGACTGGGGCCCTCCCTTCCACGAGGAAGACGCGGCCTATTTCGTCGGCATCAACCGCAACAAGCGCTCGATCGGCCTCGACCTCGCCTCCGAAGGCGGCCGCGCCGTGCTGCTCAAGATGCTCGAGACGGCCGACGTCCTGATCGAGAATTTCAAGCCGGGCACGCTGGAGAAATGGGGCATCGGCAATGAGAACTTGCGCGAAAAATTCCCGCGCCTCGTGCATTGCCGGATCTGCGGCTTCGGCGCCGACGGCCCGCGCGGCGGCAATCCCGGCTATGACGCCATCATCCAGGCGATGACCGGCATGATCGCGGCGACCGGCTCGCCGGAGAGCGGGCCGATGCGGATCGGCGTGCCCTTGGTCGACATCACCACGGGACTCTACGCGGCGATCGGCATTTTGATGGCTCTGTCGGAGCGGCAGCGCTCGGGCCAGGGTCAGTTCCTGGAGACGACGCTGTACGAGACCGGCCTTGCCATCATGCATCCGCACACCGCGAATTATTTCATGCACGGCAAGCCGCCGTCGCTCACCGGCAACGAGCATCCCAATCTCGTTCCTTATGCGATCTTCCCGACCAGGACCGACGACATCTTCATCGGCGTGGGCAATGACGGCACCTTCCGCAAGCTCGCGAAGGAGATCGGCAAGCCCGAGCTCGGCACCGATCCGCGCTTTGCCCGCAACAAGGACCGCATCGCCAATCGCGAGGCCCTGCGCGCCGAGCTTGCCGCGGTGTTCAGCCAGCACGAGGCCGAGCCGCTGTGCAATCGTCTGCTTGCTGCGGGCCTGCCCGCAGGCCCCGTACAGAAGATCGACCAGGCGCTGACCAATCCGCACACGGTCGCCCGCGGCGATGTCATCGAAAAGGATTGGTACAAGGGCGTGGCGTCGCCGATCCGGCTCGATCGCAGCAAGCCGAGCCTGCGCCGCCTGCCGCCGAAATTCAGCCAGCACGCCGCCGAGGTGCTGGGCGAGTTCGGCTATTCCAGGGCCGAGATCGACGCGATGGTCGAGACCGGCACGGTCTGCGGGCCCGAGCGCAAGCGCTAA
- the cmk gene encoding (d)CMP kinase, translating to MIIAIDGPAASGKGTLGKRLAHHYGYRHLDTGVIYRAVAYALMQSGHDLRDEAAAVAAAMELDPERFGNPALKTQKVGEGASIVSAIPRVREALVSFQRQFAADPPGAVLDGRDIGTVICPHADVKIFVVADPKVRARRRTMEARARGEEADEAAVLADIIQRDERDKNRPIAPLKPAPDAYLLDNSQLDIEGGVRAAIDIIEAVRAGRPRG from the coding sequence ATGATCATCGCCATCGACGGACCCGCGGCCTCGGGCAAGGGGACGCTCGGCAAGCGCCTCGCCCATCATTATGGCTATCGTCACCTCGATACCGGCGTGATCTATCGCGCCGTGGCCTATGCCCTGATGCAGTCGGGCCACGATCTTCGGGACGAAGCGGCAGCAGTCGCGGCGGCTATGGAACTCGATCCCGAGAGGTTCGGTAACCCTGCCCTGAAGACCCAGAAGGTGGGCGAAGGCGCCTCGATTGTCTCAGCGATCCCCAGGGTTCGCGAGGCCCTGGTCAGTTTCCAGCGGCAATTCGCCGCCGATCCTCCGGGCGCGGTGCTTGACGGCCGGGACATTGGAACCGTGATCTGCCCCCATGCCGACGTGAAGATTTTCGTCGTCGCCGACCCCAAGGTCCGCGCCCGCCGCCGCACCATGGAGGCCAGAGCGCGGGGCGAGGAGGCGGACGAGGCGGCCGTGCTCGCCGACATCATCCAGCGCGACGAGCGGGACAAGAACCGGCCGATTGCGCCTTTAAAACCCGCCCCCGATGCTTACTTGCTAGATAACTCCCAACTGGATATAGAAGGCGGCGTCCGGGCCGCCATCGACATTATCGAGGCCGTCCGAGCGGGCCGTCCGCGGGGTTAA
- a CDS encoding Hsp20 family protein, with protein MSRVPTLSSPFLLGFDEIERVLDRVVKGADGYPPYNIERCDRSEGQPERLRITLAVAGFTRDQLDVTIEENQLVIRGRQQDDKTRQYIHRGIAARHFQRTFVLAEGMLVLGADLKNGLLAIDLARPEPERIVKTIAINEHE; from the coding sequence ATGTCTCGTGTTCCCACGCTTTCCAGTCCGTTCCTTCTGGGCTTCGACGAGATTGAGCGCGTGCTCGATCGCGTCGTCAAAGGCGCCGACGGTTACCCTCCCTATAATATCGAGAGGTGCGACCGATCCGAGGGCCAGCCCGAGCGGTTGCGCATCACGCTGGCGGTCGCCGGATTCACCCGTGACCAACTCGATGTAACCATTGAGGAAAACCAGCTCGTGATTCGCGGGCGGCAGCAGGACGACAAGACCCGGCAATACATTCATCGCGGCATCGCCGCGCGCCACTTCCAGCGCACCTTCGTGCTGGCGGAGGGAATGCTGGTGCTGGGTGCGGATCTGAAGAACGGATTGCTGGCGATCGATCTTGCCCGGCCGGAACCGGAGAGGATCGTTAAGACAATCGCTATCAATGAGCACGAATAA
- the ugpA gene encoding sn-glycerol-3-phosphate ABC transporter permease UgpA, producing MQKQAIFQSKLLPYALVAPQLAVVLIFFYWPAAQAVIQSFLLQDAFGLSTSFVWFDNYVELFKDPAYFETIVRTFFFSFAIAVSSLSFALLLAVMADKPLRGSMLYRTLLIWPYAVAPPVVGVLWIFMLHPSLGVLARYLRAAGVDWNPLLDGNQAAALIIVAAAWKQISYNFLFFLAGLQAIPKSVFEAAAIDGARPMRRFWTVTFPLLSPTIFFLLVVNIVYAFFDTFGIIDTMTRGGPGTSTVTLVYKVYSDGLLGGNLGSSAAQSVILMVMVIVLTGIQFRFVERKVTY from the coding sequence ATGCAAAAGCAAGCCATTTTCCAGTCAAAGCTGTTGCCCTACGCGCTGGTTGCCCCGCAACTCGCGGTGGTCCTGATATTTTTCTACTGGCCGGCTGCCCAAGCCGTGATCCAGTCCTTCCTGCTCCAGGACGCCTTCGGTCTGTCGACGAGCTTCGTCTGGTTCGACAACTATGTCGAACTGTTCAAAGACCCCGCCTATTTCGAGACGATCGTCCGCACCTTCTTCTTCTCGTTCGCGATCGCCGTGTCCTCGCTGTCGTTCGCGCTCCTGCTCGCGGTAATGGCGGACAAGCCGCTGCGCGGATCGATGCTCTATCGCACGCTGCTGATCTGGCCCTATGCCGTCGCGCCGCCCGTCGTCGGCGTGCTCTGGATTTTCATGCTGCATCCCTCGCTCGGTGTGCTGGCGCGATATCTGCGCGCCGCCGGCGTCGACTGGAATCCGCTGCTCGACGGCAACCAGGCGGCTGCGCTGATCATCGTGGCCGCCGCGTGGAAGCAGATCTCCTATAATTTCCTGTTCTTCCTCGCCGGGCTGCAAGCCATCCCGAAGAGCGTGTTCGAGGCCGCTGCGATCGACGGCGCGCGCCCGATGCGGCGGTTCTGGACCGTGACCTTCCCGCTGCTGTCGCCGACCATCTTCTTCCTGCTGGTCGTCAACATCGTCTACGCCTTCTTCGACACCTTCGGCATCATCGACACCATGACCCGCGGCGGTCCCGGCACGTCGACCGTGACGCTGGTCTACAAGGTCTATTCCGACGGCCTGCTCGGCGGCAATCTCGGCAGCTCGGCGGCGCAATCGGTGATCCTGATGGTCATGGTCATCGTGCTCACCGGAATCCAGTTCCGATTCGTCGAGCGCAAGGTGACCTACTGA
- the aroA gene encoding 3-phosphoshikimate 1-carboxyvinyltransferase: MTHSDQPRPLKSRSSGPLTGKVRVPGDKSISHRALILGALAVGETRISGLLEGEDVLNTAKSMQALGAKVERTGDFAWTVHGVGVAGFAQPKAPLDFGNSGTGCRLVMGAVAGCPITAVFDGDASLRTRPMRRILDPLEKMGARVVSGGEGGRLPLTVQGARDPLPITYKTPVASAQIKSAVLLAGLAAPGSTTVIESDASRDHTELMLKHFGADITSTPEGAHGRRITLVGQPELHGATVIVPADPSSAAFPLVAALIVEGSDIVLSDVMTNPLRTGLFTTLREMGASIEESEVRGDAGEPMAKLRVRASKLRGVEVPPERAPSMIDEYLVLAVAASFAEGTTVMRGLQELRVKESDRLEATAAMLRANGVKVEISGDDLIVEGRGHVPGGGLVATHMDHRIAMSALVMGCASDQPVTVDDTAFIATSFPDFIPMMRSLGAEFS; the protein is encoded by the coding sequence TTGACCCATTCCGACCAACCGAGGCCGCTCAAGTCTCGCTCCAGCGGCCCCCTGACCGGGAAAGTACGGGTGCCGGGGGACAAGTCGATTTCCCACCGCGCCCTCATCCTGGGCGCGCTTGCGGTCGGCGAGACCCGGATTTCGGGCCTGCTGGAGGGCGAGGACGTCCTGAACACCGCAAAGTCCATGCAGGCGCTCGGCGCCAAAGTCGAACGCACCGGAGATTTTGCCTGGACCGTGCACGGCGTCGGCGTCGCGGGCTTCGCCCAGCCGAAGGCGCCGCTGGATTTTGGCAACTCCGGCACCGGCTGCAGACTGGTGATGGGCGCCGTCGCGGGCTGTCCGATCACGGCGGTTTTTGACGGCGATGCCTCGCTCCGCACTCGCCCGATGCGCCGAATCCTGGATCCGCTTGAAAAGATGGGCGCCAGGGTCGTTTCCGGCGGCGAAGGCGGCCGTCTGCCGCTGACCGTCCAGGGCGCGCGCGATCCGCTGCCGATCACCTACAAAACCCCGGTCGCCTCGGCCCAGATCAAATCGGCCGTGCTGCTGGCGGGTCTCGCTGCGCCGGGCAGCACGACGGTCATCGAGTCTGACGCCAGCCGCGACCACACCGAGCTGATGCTGAAGCATTTCGGTGCCGACATCACCTCGACGCCCGAAGGCGCGCACGGCCGCCGTATCACGCTCGTGGGTCAACCTGAATTGCACGGCGCCACCGTGATTGTTCCCGCCGATCCCTCCTCCGCGGCGTTTCCGCTCGTCGCGGCGCTGATCGTCGAAGGCTCCGATATCGTTCTGTCTGATGTCATGACCAATCCGCTGCGCACCGGGCTGTTTACGACACTCCGCGAGATGGGCGCCTCGATTGAGGAAAGCGAAGTGCGCGGCGATGCCGGCGAGCCGATGGCGAAATTGCGCGTGCGTGCCTCGAAACTGCGCGGCGTCGAGGTGCCGCCGGAGCGCGCGCCCTCGATGATCGACGAATATCTCGTGCTGGCGGTCGCGGCCTCGTTTGCCGAGGGCACGACCGTCATGCGCGGCCTGCAAGAGCTGCGCGTCAAGGAATCCGACCGCCTTGAGGCCACCGCAGCCATGCTGCGTGCCAACGGCGTGAAGGTCGAAATCTCCGGCGATGATTTGATCGTCGAAGGCCGCGGCCATGTCCCCGGCGGCGGCCTCGTCGCCACGCACATGGACCATCGCATCGCGATGTCCGCGCTGGTGATGGGTTGCGCGTCCGACCAGCCAGTGACAGTCGACGACACCGCCTTCATCGCCACCAGCTTCCCGGATTTCATTCCGATGATGCGTTCGCTTGGAGCCGAGTTTTCATGA